One region of Micromonospora ureilytica genomic DNA includes:
- a CDS encoding amidohydrolase family protein codes for MTKHAVRVARMFDGERLVDGGVLVLLDDGRIVDVHRGRAEAPEGWLVREEPNGTLLPGLIDAHVHLCADAGPDALGRLAERPESDLDAVVEASLRLHLAAGVTTVRDLGDRRGAVLRWRGREVRSDLPTVLGAGAPLTSVGGHCWSLGGEASGIDGVREAVRLRAAGGADLVKVMASGGVFTPGTDTTRPQFTDEELTAALTEAHDLGLPVTAHAHALSAVEQALRVGVDGIEHCTCVTAAGASVPGELADRLAASGVAVCATLGTDPAVVTPPEVVEMAARAGLSEAALRDGAATLRRAGVRLVAGSDAGLGPAKPHGILPETLVEYVACGIPATAALASATSVGAEVCGLGRRKGRVRPGFEADLLIVDGDPTSDITALRRPLAVYRAGDLVT; via the coding sequence ATGACGAAGCATGCTGTCCGGGTGGCCCGGATGTTCGACGGCGAGCGGCTCGTGGACGGCGGGGTGCTGGTCCTGCTCGACGACGGACGCATCGTCGACGTGCACCGGGGTAGGGCCGAGGCGCCGGAGGGCTGGCTGGTGCGCGAGGAGCCGAACGGCACTCTGCTGCCCGGCTTGATCGACGCGCACGTGCACCTGTGCGCCGACGCCGGTCCCGACGCGCTCGGCCGGCTCGCCGAGCGTCCCGAGTCGGACCTCGACGCGGTCGTCGAGGCTTCACTGCGCCTGCACCTGGCGGCCGGGGTCACGACGGTCCGGGACCTGGGCGACCGGCGCGGCGCGGTGCTCCGGTGGCGGGGTCGAGAGGTGCGCAGCGACCTGCCAACGGTGCTGGGGGCGGGTGCACCGCTCACCAGCGTCGGCGGGCACTGCTGGTCGTTGGGGGGCGAGGCGAGCGGCATCGACGGGGTCCGCGAGGCCGTACGCCTGCGGGCGGCGGGCGGCGCCGATCTGGTGAAGGTCATGGCGAGCGGCGGGGTGTTCACCCCCGGCACCGACACCACGAGGCCGCAGTTCACCGACGAGGAGCTGACCGCCGCCCTGACCGAGGCTCACGATCTGGGTCTGCCGGTGACCGCGCACGCGCACGCGCTCAGCGCGGTCGAGCAGGCGCTGCGCGTCGGTGTGGACGGCATCGAGCACTGCACCTGCGTGACAGCCGCCGGCGCAAGCGTCCCGGGCGAGCTCGCGGACCGCCTGGCCGCGTCCGGGGTGGCGGTCTGCGCCACGCTCGGCACCGACCCGGCAGTGGTCACGCCACCGGAGGTGGTGGAGATGGCGGCGCGGGCCGGGCTCAGTGAGGCCGCGCTGCGGGACGGCGCCGCCACCCTGCGGCGGGCCGGGGTCCGCCTGGTGGCCGGTTCGGACGCGGGCCTCGGCCCCGCGAAGCCGCACGGGATCCTGCCTGAGACGCTCGTCGAGTACGTGGCCTGCGGCATCCCCGCCACCGCCGCCCTCGCCTCGGCCACCTCGGTCGGCGCCGAGGTGTGTGGCCTGGGGCGACGCAAGGGCCGCGTGCGCCCCGGGTTCGAGGCCGACCTGCTGATCGTGGACGGCGACCCGACGAGCGACATCACGGCGCTGCGCCGCCCGCTCGCCGTGTATCGCGCCGGCGACCTGGTGACCTAG
- a CDS encoding DUF1963 domain-containing protein, with protein sequence MDYQGKFGRAALGLGIPDDEISRFTEHLRLSIRLSGGAGGAPVGQFGGLPRLPVGTDWPTAEARALPFIFSVDCAALPRVDGFGLPADGSLLFFLNHEEDHLAAGNGERGYARVVYVPADVDTQVAEKPANSEHVGEQYDVCATLGAGLPPWIVTDDDEDEDEDDLSPFQQQLARDLQRDLPHLDELCALAYDLWPPDDGLASADIGGYADDEVIRSIAEQTLAGREKAGEIVIPVAQWYSQLEREQHRLTSEWVSLARFSLTDEYYYGTFVIRHDDLAAGRLDTALSVTEFSE encoded by the coding sequence ATGGATTATCAGGGGAAGTTTGGTCGTGCCGCGCTCGGCTTGGGCATCCCGGACGACGAGATCAGCAGGTTCACCGAGCACCTGCGTCTGTCGATCCGGTTGAGCGGCGGTGCCGGCGGCGCTCCGGTCGGGCAGTTCGGTGGGTTGCCCCGACTGCCGGTGGGCACGGACTGGCCGACCGCCGAGGCCAGAGCGTTGCCGTTCATCTTCTCCGTCGACTGTGCGGCGCTGCCGCGAGTCGACGGCTTCGGCCTGCCGGCGGACGGCTCCCTACTCTTCTTCCTGAACCACGAGGAGGACCATCTGGCCGCTGGCAACGGGGAACGCGGGTACGCCCGAGTCGTGTACGTACCGGCCGACGTCGATACCCAGGTGGCGGAGAAGCCCGCCAATTCCGAGCACGTCGGCGAGCAGTACGACGTCTGCGCCACGCTCGGCGCGGGGCTGCCTCCGTGGATCGTGACAGACGACGACGAGGATGAGGACGAGGACGACCTGTCGCCCTTCCAACAGCAGTTGGCCCGTGACCTGCAGCGTGACCTGCCGCATCTGGATGAGCTCTGCGCGCTGGCCTACGACCTCTGGCCGCCCGACGACGGGCTCGCCAGCGCCGATATCGGCGGGTATGCCGACGACGAGGTGATCAGGAGTATCGCGGAGCAGACCCTCGCCGGCCGCGAGAAGGCCGGCGAGATTGTCATCCCGGTGGCGCAGTGGTATTCCCAGCTGGAGCGGGAGCAGCACCGGCTCACGAGCGAGTGGGTGTCGCTCGCCCGTTTCTCCCTGACCGACGAGTACTACTACGGCACTTTCGTGATCCGCCACGACGACCTGGCCGCCGGTCGGCTGGACACGGCGCTCTCGGTGACCGAGTTCAGTGAGTAG
- a CDS encoding glutaredoxin domain-containing protein: MLRRWMLAILMVTCGVLVAASQLTAGLPVVGGVELLVFLVLALLLSPWAFPRSVGAAEAQRASAVDGRPIVYWRPGCRYCLQLRFSLGRLARRAHWVDIWRDPAAAAAVRAVAGGNETVPTVVLGDQAVVNPDRSWVREQLRSS, translated from the coding sequence GTGCTGCGACGGTGGATGCTGGCGATCCTGATGGTGACGTGCGGCGTGCTGGTGGCGGCGTCGCAACTGACCGCCGGCCTGCCCGTCGTCGGCGGCGTCGAGTTGTTGGTCTTCCTGGTGTTGGCCCTGCTGCTGTCGCCGTGGGCCTTTCCCCGCTCGGTGGGCGCCGCCGAGGCGCAGCGGGCCAGCGCGGTGGACGGCCGGCCGATCGTGTACTGGCGTCCCGGCTGCCGCTACTGCCTTCAGCTCCGGTTCTCCCTCGGCCGGCTCGCCCGACGCGCGCACTGGGTGGACATCTGGCGCGACCCGGCCGCTGCTGCCGCCGTCCGGGCGGTGGCCGGCGGCAACGAGACCGTTCCCACCGTCGTGCTCGGCGATCAGGCTGTCGTGAACCCCGACCGGTCCTGGGTCCGCGAGCAACTCCGCTCGTCCTGA
- a CDS encoding RICIN domain-containing protein, translating to MRFTSTRRPSDGGSARRGRRTGLTLAMIATLVGAAAAVLVGAPPATAASIDTNAYYVLVNRNSGKVLDVRDTSTADGAVIQQWSRNDGAWQQFQFVASGSGYYRLKARHSGKVVDLWEWNTADGAEYRQYADQNGTNQQFQVLDSDGGHVRLINRHSAKALEVWERSTVDGGRISQYADLNGTNQQWQLVAVGGGSTPPATGCGSGSTNAEAVLSGSTWTSRNGSSTVYSGSDMLSAMQAAVNSLSVGRTSKQRVVVRGSGSMSAGSRLSLPSYTTLAVCGTINVTGSGSGDQAPVYSRGTTDVEVQNLTLTGSPLYGIFMRNVNNLTLGQIDMRLSAGLGVRIDNHGGDRAVKVRNIRIDNVYVSGTGTHGVETYGVDGLTIGTVTARNTRDSGLLLNDTINATVGTVDAQGAGAGTGYAAFRMANRNGRVGNSYPTNIRVGTVLASGGGRGIFCVSESGGAVIDRVTISNTGNNAILVENCYNVVIAGVSGTVTGGGEVRIAARTEFPISSGIRFQNLTVSGTNITQSPCGGANNTISNVTRINSTLTWC from the coding sequence ATGCGCTTCACCAGCACGAGAAGACCGTCCGACGGCGGATCGGCCCGGCGCGGCCGGCGTACCGGCCTGACGCTCGCCATGATCGCCACACTGGTCGGCGCTGCCGCTGCCGTGCTAGTCGGCGCACCGCCGGCAACTGCGGCGAGCATCGACACCAACGCCTACTACGTCCTGGTCAACCGAAACAGCGGCAAGGTCCTCGACGTCCGGGACACCTCGACGGCGGACGGCGCCGTGATCCAGCAGTGGTCCCGTAACGACGGCGCGTGGCAACAGTTCCAGTTCGTCGCCTCCGGAAGCGGCTACTACCGCCTCAAGGCCCGGCACAGCGGCAAGGTCGTCGACCTCTGGGAGTGGAACACCGCCGACGGCGCCGAGTACCGCCAGTATGCCGATCAGAACGGCACCAACCAGCAGTTCCAGGTCCTCGACTCCGACGGCGGCCATGTCCGGCTGATCAACCGCCACTCCGCCAAGGCACTCGAGGTCTGGGAACGGTCCACCGTCGACGGCGGCCGGATCAGTCAGTACGCCGACCTCAACGGAACGAACCAACAGTGGCAGCTGGTCGCGGTAGGCGGTGGCAGCACGCCACCGGCCACCGGCTGTGGCAGCGGGTCGACCAACGCCGAGGCCGTACTGAGCGGGAGCACCTGGACGTCCCGCAACGGCTCGTCAACTGTCTACTCGGGTTCGGACATGTTGTCGGCGATGCAGGCGGCGGTCAACTCGCTGTCGGTGGGTCGGACGTCGAAGCAGCGGGTGGTGGTTCGCGGCTCCGGCTCGATGAGCGCGGGCTCGCGGTTGTCGCTGCCGTCGTACACGACCCTGGCCGTGTGCGGCACGATCAACGTGACCGGGTCGGGCTCGGGCGACCAGGCGCCGGTGTACTCGCGGGGAACCACTGACGTCGAGGTGCAGAACCTCACGCTGACCGGTTCACCGTTGTACGGGATCTTCATGCGCAACGTGAACAACCTGACCCTCGGGCAGATCGACATGCGGCTCTCCGCGGGTCTGGGCGTCCGCATCGACAACCACGGCGGGGATCGAGCGGTCAAGGTACGCAACATCCGCATCGACAACGTGTACGTGTCGGGGACCGGTACGCACGGGGTGGAGACGTACGGCGTGGACGGTCTGACGATCGGCACTGTCACGGCGCGGAACACCCGGGACTCCGGCCTGCTGCTCAACGACACGATCAACGCCACGGTCGGCACTGTCGACGCGCAGGGCGCCGGGGCCGGCACCGGGTACGCGGCGTTCCGGATGGCCAACCGCAACGGCCGGGTGGGCAACTCGTACCCGACAAACATCCGGGTCGGAACCGTGCTCGCGTCCGGCGGTGGCCGGGGGATCTTCTGCGTGTCCGAGTCCGGCGGCGCGGTCATCGACCGGGTGACGATCTCGAACACGGGGAACAACGCGATCCTGGTGGAGAACTGCTACAACGTCGTCATCGCCGGGGTGTCCGGGACGGTGACGGGCGGTGGTGAGGTGCGGATCGCGGCGCGCACCGAGTTTCCGATCTCCTCCGGCATCCGGTTCCAGAATCTGACAGTCAGCGGCACCAACATCACCCAGAGCCCCTGCGGTGGAGCGAACAACACGATCAGCAACGTCACGCGGATCAATTCGACGCTGACGTGGTGTTGA
- a CDS encoding cyclase family protein: MTAGRAMPTQDDVLGYFDTLSNWGRWGDDDELGTLNHITDDVRLAAAQAVRHGRSVSCAWEVAAPGDMERTTTACPCTADMPGAENMPPAFHADRRWGFSSERLGISYHGNTITHLDSPCHIFWDGKMYNGRSHSLVDPATGSAWAAVTAAASGIVTRGVLLDVAGAREVPWLEPGQGVVPDDLEEAERRQGVRVRPGDAVLLRTGYGRFRHENGAASGFTQAGWHASCLPWLQERGVALIGADSPQDVQPSGYDDVLMPVHAVSLVAMGLWMLDNCDLEACATTATELGQWDFHLAVAPVRFAGTSGSPVNPIATF; encoded by the coding sequence ATGACGGCAGGGCGAGCGATGCCGACCCAGGACGACGTGCTCGGGTACTTCGACACGCTGTCGAACTGGGGGCGGTGGGGCGACGACGACGAACTCGGGACCCTGAACCACATCACCGACGACGTGCGACTGGCGGCAGCGCAGGCTGTGCGTCACGGCAGGAGCGTGTCCTGCGCCTGGGAGGTTGCCGCACCGGGAGACATGGAGCGGACGACGACGGCCTGCCCCTGCACCGCCGACATGCCGGGTGCCGAGAACATGCCGCCGGCCTTCCACGCCGACCGGCGCTGGGGCTTCTCGTCCGAGCGGCTCGGCATCTCGTACCACGGCAACACCATCACCCACCTCGACTCGCCGTGCCACATCTTCTGGGACGGCAAGATGTACAACGGGCGCTCCCACTCGTTGGTCGATCCCGCGACGGGCTCGGCGTGGGCGGCCGTAACGGCTGCCGCGAGCGGGATCGTCACGCGTGGTGTCCTGCTGGACGTTGCGGGGGCCCGCGAGGTGCCGTGGTTGGAGCCTGGCCAGGGTGTGGTCCCCGACGACCTCGAGGAGGCCGAGCGTCGCCAGGGTGTGCGGGTGCGACCCGGTGACGCGGTACTCCTGCGGACCGGCTACGGCCGCTTCCGGCACGAGAACGGTGCGGCCAGCGGTTTCACGCAGGCCGGCTGGCACGCGTCCTGCCTGCCGTGGCTGCAGGAGCGGGGGGTGGCGCTGATCGGGGCCGACTCTCCCCAGGACGTTCAGCCGTCGGGGTACGACGACGTGTTGATGCCGGTGCACGCCGTGAGCCTCGTCGCGATGGGTCTGTGGATGCTCGACAACTGCGACCTGGAGGCGTGCGCCACGACGGCCACCGAGCTCGGCCAGTGGGACTTTCACCTGGCAGTAGCGCCGGTCCGCTTCGCCGGCACGTCCGGCAGCCCGGTCAACCCGATCGCCACTTTCTGA
- a CDS encoding VOC family protein → MALANPAPDYFEPEDGMFLATLLIVRDLERSREYYERVFGATCVHESSPLIMRFFNSYIIINVEGGPTDDKPTVQAKAPADSNTLSCAMNVRVRDIRKLYEEWKSRGADFLTEPKDHGTEIRCYLRDPDGYLVEIGQGL, encoded by the coding sequence ATGGCGTTGGCCAACCCGGCACCCGACTACTTCGAGCCCGAGGACGGCATGTTCCTCGCGACATTGCTGATCGTTCGCGATCTGGAGCGGTCCCGGGAGTACTACGAGCGGGTGTTCGGGGCGACCTGCGTCCACGAGAGCAGCCCGCTGATCATGAGGTTCTTCAACAGCTACATCATCATCAACGTCGAGGGCGGCCCGACCGACGACAAGCCGACGGTGCAGGCCAAGGCGCCGGCCGACTCCAACACCCTCAGCTGCGCGATGAACGTGCGGGTCCGCGACATTCGGAAACTCTACGAGGAGTGGAAGTCCCGGGGCGCGGACTTCCTCACCGAGCCGAAGGACCACGGAACGGAGATCCGCTGCTACCTGCGCGACCCGGACGGATACCTGGTCGAGATCGGACAGGGTCTCTGA
- a CDS encoding glycoside hydrolase family 6 protein: protein MTVPRRGRVPARVRPFLSAAVSVLVVGVLAAAGPANATDPPHRLANPYVGAQVYVNPEWVDRAVVEPGGDAVAGEPTAVWLDRIARIEGADGTMGLRAHLDAAVEQRADLVQLTLYNLPARDCGRRAPQGELSIGDLARYRAEFIDPIVEILAAPQYADLRIVAFVEPNSLPDLVVNTGNRYAATPACDEALARGTYQHGIGYALARLGALSNVYSYLDISHHAEVGWPEDSGPLTALLSQAATTAGSTVADVHGFVANTANYSVLHEEYFRVDDVINGQPVYQSKWVDWNPFIDEVPYARHLRGLLTQAGFSPDAGVVVDTSRNGWGGPNRPAGPASSGNLNSYVDGSRIDRRAAIGNWCNQRGAGLGQRPVAEPELGIDAYVWVKPPGESDGTSGSPNAGQPYEPMCDPYYLPPRGSTYDTGAMPGAPPLGEWFPAHFRQLLANAWPPL, encoded by the coding sequence ATGACCGTGCCACGTCGGGGACGCGTACCCGCCCGGGTTCGTCCGTTCCTCTCCGCCGCCGTGTCCGTCCTCGTCGTGGGGGTGCTCGCCGCCGCCGGTCCGGCCAACGCGACCGATCCGCCGCACCGGCTGGCCAACCCCTACGTCGGAGCCCAGGTCTACGTCAATCCCGAGTGGGTCGACCGTGCCGTCGTGGAGCCCGGTGGCGACGCGGTCGCCGGCGAGCCGACCGCGGTCTGGCTGGACCGGATCGCCAGGATCGAGGGAGCCGACGGGACGATGGGCCTGCGTGCGCACCTGGACGCAGCCGTGGAACAGCGCGCCGACCTCGTCCAGTTGACCCTGTACAACCTGCCGGCCCGCGACTGCGGCCGGCGGGCCCCGCAGGGTGAGCTGTCGATCGGGGACCTGGCCCGGTACCGGGCGGAGTTCATCGATCCTATTGTCGAGATCCTCGCTGCACCTCAGTACGCTGACCTGCGGATCGTCGCCTTCGTCGAGCCGAACTCGCTGCCCGACCTCGTCGTCAACACCGGCAACCGGTACGCGGCCACCCCGGCCTGTGACGAGGCGCTGGCGCGCGGCACCTATCAGCACGGGATCGGGTACGCCCTGGCCCGGCTCGGCGCCCTGTCCAACGTCTACTCGTACCTCGACATCAGTCACCACGCCGAAGTCGGCTGGCCGGAGGACTCCGGTCCGCTGACTGCGCTGCTGTCGCAGGCCGCGACCACCGCCGGTAGCACTGTGGCCGACGTCCATGGCTTCGTGGCCAACACCGCGAACTACTCGGTGCTGCACGAGGAGTACTTCCGCGTCGACGATGTCATCAACGGCCAACCGGTGTACCAGTCGAAGTGGGTCGACTGGAACCCGTTCATCGACGAGGTGCCCTACGCGCGACACCTGCGAGGGCTGTTGACGCAGGCGGGCTTCTCGCCGGACGCGGGTGTCGTCGTCGACACCTCGCGCAACGGCTGGGGTGGTCCGAACCGACCCGCCGGCCCGGCGTCCTCGGGCAATCTGAACAGTTACGTCGACGGCAGCCGGATCGACAGGCGAGCAGCGATCGGGAACTGGTGCAACCAGAGGGGCGCGGGCCTCGGGCAGCGTCCAGTCGCCGAGCCGGAACTAGGCATCGATGCCTACGTCTGGGTCAAGCCGCCCGGCGAGTCCGATGGCACCAGTGGCAGCCCGAATGCCGGCCAGCCGTACGAGCCGATGTGCGATCCGTACTACCTGCCGCCTCGCGGTTCCACGTACGACACCGGCGCGATGCCGGGTGCCCCGCCGCTGGGGGAGTGGTTCCCGGCGCACTTCCGTCAGTTGCTGGCCAACGCCTGGCCGCCCCTGTGA
- a CDS encoding family 43 glycosylhydrolase — protein MPLTLAPTDPITRRGSASRGGPRRLRSVLAAVLVVLAVSAGLPVAGPAHAAPAVNYTNPLVNQRADPHIFRHTDGYYYLTATVPQYDRIVLRRATTLQGLATATETTIWSRHTSGEMGAHIWAPEIHFINNRWYVYFAAGRTDDVWRIRMYVLENANANPLTGSWTERGRITTPWDTFSLDASTFVANGVRYLTWAQQEPSTPNNSNVYLARMGANPWQITGTVTRLVVPTYDWETRGYRVAEGPAVIQRNGRIFLTYSASATDANYCLGMLSASASANLLDAASWSKSPSPVFASNAATSQYGPGHNSFTVSEDGQSDILVYHDRNYRDISGDPLNDPNRRTRLQKVYWNADGTPNFGIPVPDGATPVRLRSHDQASSYIRHYDYRARIEPNVTNLADSQFRIVTGLAGGGSVSLESTNFPGYYLRHRGYALYVEKNDGSALFGGDASFRRQAGLADSAGISLESQNFPGRHVRHRDGLLYIEAVSSSADRASATFHLE, from the coding sequence ATGCCGCTGACACTCGCTCCTACCGATCCGATCACCCGCCGAGGGTCTGCCAGCCGCGGTGGCCCTCGGCGTCTGCGGTCGGTGCTGGCCGCGGTGTTGGTCGTGCTCGCCGTGTCGGCCGGTCTGCCCGTGGCCGGGCCGGCGCACGCCGCGCCGGCCGTCAACTACACGAACCCGTTGGTGAACCAGCGGGCCGACCCGCACATCTTCCGGCACACCGACGGCTACTACTACCTGACCGCGACGGTGCCGCAGTACGACCGGATCGTGCTGCGACGGGCCACCACCCTGCAGGGGTTGGCAACGGCGACGGAGACGACGATCTGGAGCCGCCACACCAGCGGAGAGATGGGCGCCCACATCTGGGCGCCGGAGATCCATTTCATCAACAACAGGTGGTACGTCTACTTCGCCGCGGGCCGGACCGATGACGTGTGGCGGATCCGGATGTACGTGCTGGAGAACGCCAACGCCAACCCGCTGACCGGTTCGTGGACCGAGCGCGGCCGGATCACGACACCCTGGGACACCTTCAGCCTGGACGCCTCGACCTTCGTCGCCAATGGGGTCCGCTACCTGACCTGGGCGCAGCAGGAGCCGAGCACGCCCAACAACTCCAACGTCTACCTCGCCCGGATGGGTGCCAACCCGTGGCAGATCACGGGCACGGTGACCCGGCTCGTCGTGCCGACGTACGACTGGGAGACCCGCGGCTACCGGGTTGCCGAAGGGCCGGCGGTGATCCAACGCAACGGTCGGATCTTCCTGACCTACTCGGCAAGCGCCACGGACGCCAACTACTGCCTCGGGATGTTGAGCGCCTCGGCGTCCGCGAACCTGCTCGATGCCGCCTCGTGGAGCAAGAGCCCCAGCCCGGTGTTCGCCAGCAACGCGGCCACCAGCCAGTACGGCCCCGGCCACAACTCGTTCACCGTCTCCGAGGACGGGCAGAGCGACATCCTCGTCTACCACGACCGGAACTACCGCGACATCAGCGGCGATCCGCTCAACGACCCGAACCGACGCACCCGACTGCAGAAGGTGTACTGGAACGCCGACGGCACCCCGAACTTCGGCATCCCGGTGCCCGACGGGGCCACGCCGGTTCGGCTGCGGTCCCATGACCAGGCCAGCAGCTACATCCGGCACTACGACTACCGGGCCCGGATCGAGCCGAACGTGACAAACCTGGCCGACTCGCAGTTCCGCATCGTCACCGGCCTCGCCGGCGGCGGATCGGTGTCGCTGGAGTCGACAAACTTCCCCGGGTACTACCTGCGCCACCGTGGCTACGCCCTCTACGTCGAGAAGAACGACGGTTCGGCGCTGTTCGGCGGCGACGCGAGCTTCCGTCGTCAGGCTGGCCTCGCCGACAGCGCCGGGATCTCCCTGGAGTCGCAGAACTTCCCGGGCCGACACGTGCGTCACCGCGACGGACTGCTCTACATCGAGGCGGTCAGTTCGAGCGCCGACCGCGCCTCGGCCACCTTCCATCTGGAGTAG
- a CDS encoding RICIN domain-containing protein, whose protein sequence is MTGERKRLTRRTILTTMGAVPVAAVATVVGATEAVAAPASIDPSATRQTIRGFGAMAHAAWIGDLTAAQRDTAFGTGEGRLGFSLLRIPVNENQADWSRDLATAQRAVALGVTVFASPWNPPASMIETFTRGNQTNAKRLRYSSYGAYATHLNDFTTYMRNNGVNLHAISVQNEPDYAAEWTWWTNTEMLRFLRENAGSISTRVIAPESFQYVKSVSDPILNDSTALANVDIIGAHLYGTSYSNFAYPLFKQKGAGKELWMTEVYYPNSNTNSGDAWPEALDVGEHIHRAMVDAEFQAYVWWYLRRSYGPMREDGQISKRGAMMAHFARFVRPGYVRIDATANPASNVYVSAYRGGDTVVIVAVNKNTSSVSQQFTLSNATASGSVSNWLTDGSRTVAPQGALSMSNGSLTVTLPARSVMTFVTNVSGTSSPGGTYKLVNVDTGLVLGVQNMSTADGGLAVVWGDSGTADHNWVRVTDGNAFRFRNVNSGKVLGVENMSTADNARVMQWSDNGTADHRWTLVANSDGSYRIRNVNSGKVLAILNGSSTWGTQAVQYADNGSTRNNWRLTQVS, encoded by the coding sequence GTGACCGGCGAACGGAAACGGCTGACCCGGCGAACCATCCTGACGACGATGGGGGCCGTACCGGTCGCAGCGGTCGCGACGGTCGTAGGGGCCACCGAAGCCGTTGCCGCACCCGCGAGCATCGACCCGTCCGCGACGCGGCAGACGATCCGAGGCTTCGGCGCCATGGCCCACGCGGCCTGGATCGGCGACCTGACAGCAGCCCAGCGGGACACGGCGTTCGGCACCGGCGAGGGCCGACTGGGGTTCTCCCTGCTGAGAATCCCCGTCAACGAGAACCAGGCCGACTGGAGCCGTGATCTGGCGACGGCGCAACGCGCGGTCGCGCTCGGCGTCACCGTCTTCGCCTCACCGTGGAACCCGCCGGCCAGCATGATCGAGACCTTCACCCGCGGCAACCAGACCAACGCGAAGCGGCTCCGCTACAGCTCGTACGGCGCCTATGCCACACACCTGAACGACTTCACCACGTACATGCGCAACAACGGGGTGAACCTGCACGCCATATCAGTGCAGAACGAGCCGGACTACGCGGCGGAGTGGACATGGTGGACGAACACGGAGATGCTCCGCTTCCTGCGGGAGAACGCCGGCTCGATCAGCACCAGGGTCATCGCGCCGGAGTCCTTCCAGTACGTGAAGTCCGTGTCGGACCCGATCCTCAACGACTCCACGGCGCTCGCCAACGTGGACATCATCGGTGCGCATCTCTACGGCACGTCGTACTCGAACTTCGCCTACCCCCTCTTCAAGCAGAAGGGCGCGGGCAAGGAACTCTGGATGACCGAGGTCTACTACCCCAACAGCAACACCAATTCGGGTGACGCCTGGCCCGAGGCGCTCGACGTGGGCGAACACATCCACCGCGCCATGGTGGACGCCGAGTTCCAGGCGTACGTCTGGTGGTACCTCCGGCGCAGCTACGGCCCCATGCGTGAGGACGGCCAGATCAGCAAGCGCGGTGCCATGATGGCGCACTTCGCCAGGTTCGTTCGCCCCGGATACGTGCGGATCGACGCAACGGCGAACCCCGCGTCGAACGTCTACGTCTCGGCGTACCGGGGTGGCGACACCGTCGTCATCGTCGCCGTCAACAAGAACACCTCGTCGGTGAGCCAGCAGTTCACACTGTCCAACGCCACCGCGTCCGGCAGTGTCTCGAACTGGCTGACCGACGGGAGCAGGACCGTGGCGCCCCAGGGCGCGCTGAGCATGTCGAACGGCTCGCTCACCGTCACCCTTCCCGCTCGAAGCGTGATGACGTTCGTGACCAACGTGAGCGGCACCAGCAGCCCCGGGGGCACCTACAAGCTGGTCAACGTCGACACCGGCCTGGTTCTCGGCGTACAGAACATGTCCACCGCCGACGGTGGTCTGGCCGTGGTCTGGGGTGACAGCGGCACCGCCGACCACAACTGGGTCCGGGTCACCGACGGCAACGCGTTCCGGTTCCGCAACGTCAACAGCGGCAAGGTCCTCGGCGTCGAGAACATGTCGACCGCCGACAACGCCCGCGTCATGCAGTGGAGCGACAACGGCACCGCCGACCACCGCTGGACACTGGTGGCCAACAGCGACGGCTCCTACCGGATCCGCAACGTCAACAGCGGCAAGGTGCTCGCCATCCTCAACGGATCCAGCACCTGGGGCACCCAGGCCGTCCAGTACGCCGACAACGGCAGCACCAGGAACAACTGGCGCCTGACCCAGGTCAGCTGA